Proteins encoded by one window of Massilia sp. NR 4-1:
- a CDS encoding class I SAM-dependent methyltransferase: MPDWSAGYVADIAYTYGTYSELSQMRARLAFLYAGLVFPEVRNCCELGFGQGMSINIHAASADGAWYGTDFNPSQAGFAQELASASGAPAHLYDQAFAEFCGRGDLPDFDSIGLHGIWSWISDENRAVIVDFIRRKLKLGGVLYISYNTQPGWAAMVPMRDLLTEYSQVMGAPGKGIAPRINDALQFAERLLASGPGFLTANPQITAKIEGMKKMDRSYLAHEYFNRDWLPMSFSSMTKWLEPAKLNFACSAHYLDHIDVANFSPEQSKILDEIEDPSLRQTVRDFLVNQTFRRDYWVHGARQLSQQARREKWLAQRMILAIPRHLLSLKANVARGEVDLHERVYRPVIDCLADYQPKSVAQIAHSCEAQGVTQGEVIQALFILAGTLQVQPVQDEDSIARAQPLTDKLNRKLCQLAAEGLEQGALASPVTGGGVTADRFHQLFLLARQEGERMPQDWARFANGILQGLGQRILIEGKAAESDQEQLAELERRADKFGEFLLPILKALGVAR; encoded by the coding sequence ATGCCCGATTGGTCTGCCGGCTATGTCGCCGATATCGCTTATACCTATGGTACTTATTCCGAACTGAGCCAGATGCGCGCGCGCCTGGCCTTTCTATATGCCGGCCTGGTCTTTCCTGAAGTTCGGAACTGCTGCGAGCTGGGCTTCGGCCAAGGCATGAGCATCAATATTCATGCCGCCAGTGCGGACGGCGCCTGGTATGGCACCGACTTCAATCCCTCCCAGGCCGGTTTTGCGCAGGAACTGGCCAGCGCTTCCGGCGCGCCGGCCCATCTGTACGACCAGGCCTTCGCCGAATTCTGCGGCCGCGGCGACCTGCCCGACTTCGACAGCATCGGCCTGCACGGCATCTGGAGCTGGATCTCGGACGAGAACCGCGCCGTCATCGTCGACTTCATCCGCCGCAAGCTGAAGCTGGGCGGTGTGCTCTACATCAGCTACAACACCCAGCCTGGCTGGGCCGCCATGGTGCCCATGCGCGATCTGCTGACCGAGTACAGCCAGGTGATGGGCGCACCCGGCAAGGGCATCGCGCCGCGCATCAACGATGCGCTGCAGTTTGCCGAGCGCCTGCTGGCCAGCGGCCCCGGTTTCCTCACCGCCAACCCGCAAATCACGGCCAAGATCGAGGGCATGAAGAAGATGGATCGCAGCTATCTGGCGCATGAATATTTCAACCGCGACTGGCTGCCCATGTCCTTCTCGTCGATGACGAAATGGCTGGAGCCGGCCAAGCTGAACTTCGCCTGCTCCGCCCACTATCTGGACCATATCGACGTCGCCAACTTCAGCCCTGAGCAGTCCAAGATTCTGGACGAAATCGAGGACCCCTCGCTGCGCCAGACCGTGCGCGACTTCCTGGTCAACCAGACTTTCCGCCGCGATTACTGGGTACATGGCGCGCGCCAGCTCAGCCAGCAGGCGCGCCGCGAAAAATGGCTGGCGCAGCGCATGATCCTGGCCATTCCGCGCCACCTGCTGTCGCTGAAGGCCAATGTCGCACGCGGCGAAGTCGATCTGCACGAGCGCGTCTACCGTCCGGTGATCGATTGCCTGGCCGACTACCAGCCCAAGAGCGTGGCGCAGATCGCGCACAGCTGCGAAGCGCAGGGCGTGACGCAGGGCGAAGTCATCCAGGCGCTGTTCATTCTGGCCGGTACCTTGCAGGTGCAGCCGGTGCAGGACGAGGACAGCATCGCCCGCGCCCAGCCGCTGACCGATAAGCTGAACCGCAAGCTCTGCCAGCTGGCGGCGGAAGGCCTGGAACAGGGCGCCCTGGCTTCGCCGGTCACCGGCGGCGGCGTCACGGCCGACCGCTTCCATCAGCTCTTCCTGCTGGCGCGCCAGGAAGGCGAGCGCATGCCGCAAGACTGGGCCCGTTTCGCCAACGGCATTCTGCAAGGCCTGGGACAACGCATCCTGATTGAGGGCAAGGCCGCCGAATCCGACCAGGAGCAGCTGGCGGAGCTGGAACGGCGCGCGGACAAATTCGGCGAATTCCTGCTGCCCATCCTCAAGGCGCTGGGCGTGGCCCGCTAA
- a CDS encoding recombination-associated protein RdgC, whose amino-acid sequence MWFKNLQIYRLPAPWAYTPEQLEEALRPHAFTPASSNELMRQGWDTPRPNGGLVHVVNKQMLILLGTEKKLLPSTVINQVAKARAAEMEEQQGFAPGKKAMKELKERVADELLPRAFTIRSNVWTWIDPVNGWLVVDAASPAKADDVIKLLLKAVDRMPLESLRVQRSPVGVMTAWLQEDEAPAGFTIDMDTELRATGESKAAVRYVRHSLEPEEVRRHIAAGKQCTRLAMTWDSKISFVLTESLAVKGVKPLDVIKENESSTRNDEERFDGDFMLMTGELSKLLADVVEALGGEATA is encoded by the coding sequence ATGTGGTTTAAGAATCTACAGATTTATCGTCTGCCCGCTCCGTGGGCTTACACTCCCGAACAACTCGAAGAAGCACTCCGTCCGCACGCGTTCACGCCGGCCAGCAGCAATGAGCTGATGCGCCAGGGCTGGGATACGCCGCGCCCGAACGGTGGCCTGGTCCACGTCGTCAACAAGCAGATGCTGATCCTGCTCGGCACCGAGAAAAAGCTGCTGCCCTCCACCGTGATCAACCAGGTGGCCAAGGCGCGTGCCGCCGAGATGGAAGAACAACAAGGTTTCGCTCCTGGCAAGAAAGCCATGAAGGAACTGAAAGAGCGCGTGGCCGATGAACTGCTGCCGCGCGCCTTCACCATCCGCAGCAATGTGTGGACCTGGATCGACCCGGTCAACGGCTGGCTGGTGGTCGATGCCGCCAGCCCGGCCAAGGCCGATGACGTCATCAAGCTGCTGCTCAAAGCCGTCGACCGCATGCCGCTGGAAAGCCTGCGCGTGCAGCGTTCCCCGGTGGGCGTGATGACCGCCTGGCTGCAGGAAGACGAGGCGCCGGCCGGTTTCACCATCGATATGGATACCGAACTGCGCGCCACCGGCGAGAGCAAGGCGGCGGTGCGCTATGTGCGCCACTCGCTGGAACCGGAAGAAGTGCGCCGCCACATTGCGGCCGGCAAGCAGTGCACCCGCCTGGCCATGACCTGGGACAGCAAGATCTCCTTCGTGCTGACCGAGTCGCTGGCGGTCAAGGGCGTCAAGCCGCTCGACGTCATCAAGGAAAACGAATCGTCCACCCGCAACGACGAGGAACGCTTCGACGGCGACTTCATGCTGATGACCGGTGAGCTGAGCAAGCTGCTGGCCGATGTGGTGGAAGCGCTGGGCGGCGAAGCGACCGCGTAA